A genome region from Nicotiana tabacum cultivar K326 chromosome 13, ASM71507v2, whole genome shotgun sequence includes the following:
- the LOC107788181 gene encoding uncharacterized protein LOC107788181 — MTSHGKEDQDQRKILGMEDSSMTIEFLRARLLAERSVSQTARQRAEELSERVLELEEQLKIVSLQRKKAEKATAAVLSILENNGRSDVSEEFDSGSDQEAIFADSKCAESADNRDERKPTSSNVKEKENDADTFSSSEIVSSPSTGRSLSWKSGNNHSLQSFDRKKYSDSAWRRSSSFASTGSSSPRRSGKSCRRIRRSNTRSATDELQNTSGGCPSEILPSSANNGTQSLMDSAGDNDAIDQPHFHASEMSENQRKADENDENMERALQHKAQLIGQYEAEEKAQREWEEKYRENNSYAQDSCDPGNYSDVTEERDDMKAFEQSYSAGMINLQNHANQFQEADIRSLNGVTDNVPSAPHIDTGRWKGQNCSKIITSESASEFAFSKSNGSCPENHGPIPAYSHHQSMSANGPPMHPLENTIPSSEGSSSQAGQAFEGAYEKALVSQNASNNIGSILGALEQAKFSLSQQINDYKSSAESVGHSVLTTRIEDRLDIPPGCPGLFRLPTDFQPEASTTASYPGLLSRFSSANYSLENGSDKFRRTPYMESGSNAITGNRFSSLSTRPITDVGSGLPSQRPVFENSLDKGLPYSTGFDYLNPPSSSGLPFSSKSVYPTYPFFLSTTTTTPQSPSWSPLHESSPTTFSPNVVPKLLSGEEMYLRSLPRNETGTTPSFHVSHYDAHLRPNLYR; from the exons ATGACAAGTCATGGGAAAGAAGATCAAGATCAGAG GAAAATCCTTGGCATGGAAGATTCTAGTATGACAATTGAATTTCTCCGGGCACGATTATTGGCTGAAAGGTCTGTCTCACAAACAGCAAGGCAGAGAGCTGAAGAACTATCAGAGAGG GTCTTGGAACTGGAAGAGCAGCTAAAGATTGTGTCGCTACAAAGAAAGAAAGCCGAGAAGGCCACCGCAGCTGTTCTTTCCATCTTAGAGAACAATGGAAGATCTGATGTTTCAGAGGAGTTTGATTCAGGCTCTGATCAGGAAGCGATATTTGCTGATTCTAAATGTGCTGAGTCCGCTGACAATAGAGACGAGCGAAAGCCAACTTCATCAAAtgtgaaagagaaagaaaatgatgCAGATACATTCTCAAGCTCCGAGATTGTATCTTCTCCATCAACTGGTAGAAGTTTGTCGTGGAAAAGTGGTAATAATCATTCTTTGCAGTCTTTCGACAGGAAGAAATACAGTGATTCTGCCTGGCGAAGGTCTAGTAGTTTCGCATCAACTGGATCTTCTTCGCCAAGACGTTCTGGAAAATCATGCCGACGGATAAGGCGCAGTAACACCAG ATCGGCCACTGATGAATTACAAAATACTTCTGGTGGATGTCCCTCCGAGATTCTTCCTTCTTCTGCTAACAATGGGACTCAATCCTTAATGGACAGTGCTGGCGATAATGATGCGATAGATCAACCTCACTTTCATGCTTCAGAGATGTCAGAAAATCAAAGGAAAGCAGATGAGAATGATGAAAACATGGAAAGAGCTTTACAACATAAGGCACAACTTATAGGGCAATATGAAGCTGAGGAAAAAGCCCAAAGAGAATGGGAAGAAAAGTACAGAGAGAATAACAGCTATGCGCAG GATTCATGTGACCCTGGGAATTACTCGGATGTGACTGAAGAAAGAGATGACATGAAGGCATTCGAGCAATCATACTCAGCTGGAATGATAAATTTGCAAAATCATGCAAACCAATTCCAGGAAGCAGATATTCGCTCCCTGAACGGAGTTACAGACAATGTACCATCCGCTCCACATATCGATACTGGACGCTGGAAGGGTCAGAACTGCAGCAAAATTATTACCTCAGAGTCAGCATCAGAATTTGCATTCTCAAAGTCTAACGGGAGTTGTCCAGAAAATCATGGCCCGATACCTGCTTATAGTCACCATCAGTCTATGTCTGCGAATGGCCCCCCTATGCACCCCTTGGAAAATACTATTCCATCTTCTGAAGGTAGCAGTTCGCAAGCAGGACAAGCTTTTGAAGGAGCTTATGAAAAAGCCTTGGTTTCTCAGAACGCTTCAAATAATATAGGTTCTATCCTGGGGGCACTTGAACAAGCTAAGTTTTCACTTAGCCAACAGATCAACGACTACAAATCTTCTGCGGAGAGTGTAGGACATTCTGTTCTTACAACTAGAATTGAGGACAGATTAGATATTCCACCTGGGTGCCCCGGCCTTTTCAGACTACCAACAGATTTTCAACCCGAAGCATCTACAACTGCGAGCTACCCGGGGTTGCTTTCAAGGTTCAGTTCAGCAAATTATTCTCTTGAAAATGGCTCTGATAAATTCCGTAGAACCCCTTACATGGAGTCTGGATCAAATGCTATTACAGGAAATAGGTTTTCTTCTCTTTCCACCCGACCTATCACAGATGTCGGTTCTGGACTACCTTCACAAAGGCCTGTCTTTGAAAACTCCTTAGACAAAGGTCTACCGTATTCCACTGGATTCGACTACCTTAATCCTCCCTCGAGTTCTGGTCTTCCGTTTTCTAGTAAGTCAGTGTACCCCACCTATCCTTTTTTCCTCAGTACAACAACTACTACACCTCAATCCCCAAGTTGGAGTCCACTACATGAATCCTCACCGACCACATTCAGCCCCAATGTGGTGCCAAAATTATTATCAGGTGAAGAAATGTACCTAAGATCACTTCCTAGGAATGAGACAGGTACAACCCCATCATTTCATGTCTCACATTATGATGCTCATCTGAGACCAAACCTGTATAGGTAG
- the LOC107788182 gene encoding uncharacterized protein LOC107788182 produces MGGNKQRRKTHHLSHRGESSRTRQPVDSLRVEESLPAELVEEEEPTGPRVQLAMWDFGQCDAKRCTGRKLARFGLLKELRVGTGFGGICLSPTGSQCISREDSSLLDRRGLAVVDCSWARLDDVPFTKLRCAAPRLLPWLVAANPVNYGRPCELSCVEALAAGLIICGEEETGNLLLSKFKWGHAFLSLNKELLKAYSGCKTSADIVSTQNEWLSSQTSNIPQTIKAEDTGSHSEGENSSNDSDDGLPPLEKNMNHLDVVDSDEESE; encoded by the coding sequence ATGGGTGGTAACAAGCAAAGGCGTAAAACCCATCACCTCTCTCATCGAGGAGAATCCAGCCGCACCCGTCAACCTGTTGATTCTCTCAGGGTTGAAGAGTCTTTACCCGCAGAACTTGTGGAAGAAGAGGAACCAACAGGACCAAGAGTTCAGCTGGCTATGTGGGATTTTGGTCAGTGCGATGCTAAAAGGTGCACTGGACGGAAGCTTGCAAGATTTGGTTTGTTGAAAGAGCTGCGCGTTGGTACTGGATTTGGCGGCATTTGTTTAAGTCCCACTGGATCACAGTGTATCTCAAGAGAAGATAGTAGTTTACTTGATCGAAGGGGGTTAGCTGTAGTCGATTGCTCATGGGCTCGCTTGGATGATGTACCTTTCACAAAACTACGTTGTGCTGCTCCTCGTCTATTACCATGGTTGGTAGCAGCAAATCCAGTAAACTATGGTCGTCCGTGTGAGCTATCTTGTGTCGAGGCTTTAGCAGCAGGTTTAATTATTTGCGGTGAGGAGGAAACTGGAAACCTACTGCTCAGCAAGTTCAAATGGGGTCATGCATTCTTGTCCCTAAATAAAGAACTTTTGAAGGCATACTCAGGATGTAAGACGAGTGCTGATATTGTTTCAACTCAGAACGAGTGGCTTTCCTCACAAACCTCAAATATTCCTCAAACTATAAAAGCAGAAGACACTGGATCTCACAGTGAAGGTGAAAATTCTTCCAATGATTCGGACGATGGACTTCCTCCTTTGGAGAAGAATATGAATCATCTTGACGTGGTGGACAGCGATGAAGAGAGTGAATag